Proteins from a single region of Segatella copri:
- a CDS encoding KdsC family phosphatase: MINYDLNKIKAIIFDVDGVLSRQTITLSSAGEPLRTVNIKDGYAIQLAQKKGVRIVILTGGNSHAIQVRYENLGVEDIFMGCSVKIKTYEEFKQKYSITDEEIIYVGDDIPDYEIMRRCGCPCCPADACSDIKEISTYVSACNGGDGVGRDVVEQVLRAKGLWLSDAKAFGW, translated from the coding sequence ATGATTAATTACGATTTAAATAAAATAAAAGCAATCATCTTTGATGTTGATGGAGTTCTGTCAAGACAGACCATCACGCTTTCCAGTGCCGGCGAACCTTTGCGTACAGTTAATATCAAAGATGGCTATGCAATTCAGCTGGCTCAGAAGAAAGGTGTTCGTATCGTAATTCTGACAGGCGGTAATTCTCATGCCATACAGGTACGCTATGAAAATCTTGGTGTAGAGGATATCTTCATGGGGTGTTCTGTAAAGATAAAGACTTATGAGGAGTTCAAACAGAAATATTCAATTACAGATGAGGAAATAATATATGTAGGTGATGATATTCCTGATTATGAGATAATGCGTCGTTGCGGATGTCCATGTTGCCCAGCAGATGCATGCTCCGATATTAAAGAAATTTCTACTTATGTCTCGGCTTGTAACGGAGGTGATGGTGTGGGACGTGATGTCGTAGAACAGGTACTGAGAGCCAAGGGCTTATGGCTTTCAGATGCTAAGGCGTTTGGCTGGTAG
- a CDS encoding Rossmann-like and DUF2520 domain-containing protein, with the protein MKIVFIGAGNLATNLALEISQSEHQIVQVFSRTRESASLLAEKVNCEPVNEMSKVVCDADLYIVSVKDDALEMLIPELCKGREDKMFVHTAGSMPMDVFKDYARHYGVFYPMQTFTKDKKVAFENIPIFIEGCGAFETSFLKRLAEQISHSVYELDSDNRKYLHLSAVFACNFANHCVAIGQQILENHHIPGSVLRPLVMETMDKASSHSAAEVQTGPAIRDDRNVMEKQMQLLEKQPELQQIYEMMSKSIFKFKR; encoded by the coding sequence ATGAAAATAGTGTTTATTGGGGCAGGTAATCTTGCTACCAATCTTGCGCTCGAAATATCGCAATCAGAACATCAGATTGTGCAAGTTTTCAGTAGAACTAGGGAGTCGGCCTCTCTTTTGGCTGAGAAGGTGAATTGTGAGCCTGTCAATGAGATGAGTAAGGTGGTCTGTGATGCAGATTTGTACATCGTTTCAGTGAAGGATGATGCGCTTGAAATGCTTATTCCTGAACTGTGCAAAGGAAGAGAAGATAAGATGTTTGTTCATACAGCTGGTTCCATGCCGATGGATGTTTTCAAAGATTATGCCCGTCATTATGGCGTATTTTATCCGATGCAGACATTTACGAAAGATAAAAAGGTTGCATTCGAAAATATTCCTATTTTCATTGAGGGATGTGGTGCTTTCGAAACTTCTTTCCTGAAGAGGTTGGCAGAACAGATTTCTCATAGTGTCTATGAATTGGATTCTGATAATCGTAAGTATCTGCACCTGTCAGCTGTTTTTGCTTGTAATTTTGCGAATCATTGCGTAGCTATAGGTCAGCAGATTCTCGAAAATCATCACATTCCTGGCAGTGTTCTCCGTCCTCTGGTTATGGAAACTATGGACAAGGCTTCTTCGCATTCGGCAGCTGAAGTGCAGACAGGACCGGCTATTCGTGATGATCGGAACGTAATGGAAAAACAAATGCAACTTCTTGAAAAACAGCCAGAACTACAGCAGATTTATGAAATGATGAGCAAAAGCATATTCAAGTTCAAGAGATAA
- a CDS encoding TetR/AcrR family transcriptional regulator — protein sequence MTEINQYRQELKDRIISYAMPEFYKRGVKAVKMDEISQGLHVSKRTVYEIFGDKEELLLAGMMRQLEENRSKLEDFAKTQAKNVIDIISYVYKLQMERNGMVGVLFYEEVHKMPRVVKFFQENHAHEREESVRFFEAGVKEGLFRKDVDFNVVMDVGHVMMEEIMHHQLYRVHSMQEIYDNYILCLIRGFCTERGLEQLDRALKE from the coding sequence ATGACAGAAATCAATCAATATAGACAAGAACTGAAAGATAGAATCATCTCTTATGCGATGCCTGAATTCTATAAGCGTGGTGTAAAAGCTGTTAAGATGGATGAAATCTCACAGGGACTTCATGTATCTAAGAGAACTGTGTACGAGATTTTCGGTGACAAAGAAGAATTGTTGCTTGCTGGTATGATGCGTCAGCTAGAAGAAAATCGTTCGAAGTTAGAGGACTTCGCCAAGACCCAAGCGAAGAATGTGATAGATATTATCAGTTATGTCTATAAATTGCAGATGGAGCGCAATGGGATGGTGGGCGTTCTTTTTTATGAGGAGGTTCATAAGATGCCTCGTGTAGTGAAATTCTTTCAGGAAAATCATGCTCATGAACGGGAGGAGAGTGTACGTTTCTTTGAGGCTGGCGTAAAGGAGGGGCTTTTCCGTAAGGATGTAGACTTCAATGTTGTTATGGACGTAGGACATGTGATGATGGAGGAAATCATGCACCATCAGCTCTATCGTGTTCATTCGATGCAGGAGATATACGACAATTATATTTTGTGCCTGATTCGTGGATTCTGTACAGAGCGCGGCTTGGAGCAGCTTGACCGTGCTTTGAAAGAGTAG
- a CDS encoding NADP-dependent malic enzyme, producing MVKITKEAALSYHETGRPGKIEVKPTKPYHTQTDLSLAYSPGVAFPCLEIQQNPDDAYKYTDKGNLVAVISNGTAVLGLGDIGAMSGKPVMEGKGLLFKIYGGVDVFDIEIDEKDPEKFCEAVEKIAPTFGGINLEDIKAPQCFYIEERLKRTLDIPVMHDDQHGTAIISAAGLKNALEVAGKNIADVKIVVNGAGAAAISCTKLYVALGAQVKNIVMLDSKGVITNDRENLTEQKKLFATDRRDVHTLEEAVKGADVFVGLSKGNVLSKDMIRSMADNPIVFALANPVPEISYEDAMDSRPDVLMSTGRSDYPNQINNVIGFPYIFRGALDVHARAINEEMKMAAVHAIADLAKQPVPDVVNDVYHVNDLTFGPKYFIPKPVDPRLITEVSAAVAKAAMESGVARTPITDWEKYKQDLRQLLGQETKLTRKLHDTARLHPQRVVFAEGGNPTMLKAAVQAKQEGICQPILLGNPDRLNRVASRLKLDLSDIEIVDMRADNEQGRRAKFAKHLAEKRAREGYSFEEAYDKMYERNYFGMSMVEQGDADAFITGLYTKYSNTIKVAKDVIGIREPYKTFGTMHILNTQKGIYYIADTLINRHPDEDVLIDVAKLSAGTVKFFNEEPVMAMLSYSNFGTDNIGSPVKVKKAVAEMQKEFPELAIDGEMQVNYALNRDLRDEKYPFSRLKGKDVNTLVFPNLSSANGAYKLLQGLNPEAEIIGPIQMGLNKPIHFTDSESSVQDIVNITAVAVIDAYVEKIKKQK from the coding sequence ATGGTAAAAATTACAAAAGAGGCGGCTTTAAGTTATCACGAGACTGGCCGTCCTGGCAAGATTGAGGTTAAGCCAACAAAACCTTATCACACACAAACTGATCTGAGCCTTGCTTATTCTCCTGGCGTGGCATTCCCATGTCTTGAGATCCAGCAGAACCCAGACGATGCATACAAGTATACTGACAAGGGTAACCTGGTTGCTGTTATCAGTAATGGTACAGCAGTGCTCGGACTTGGCGATATCGGTGCCATGAGCGGAAAGCCAGTGATGGAAGGTAAGGGATTGCTTTTCAAGATTTACGGTGGTGTGGATGTCTTCGATATTGAAATCGATGAAAAAGACCCAGAAAAGTTCTGTGAAGCCGTAGAGAAAATAGCTCCTACATTCGGTGGAATCAACTTGGAGGACATCAAGGCACCTCAATGTTTCTACATCGAGGAGCGTCTGAAAAGAACTCTCGATATCCCTGTTATGCACGATGACCAGCATGGTACTGCTATCATCTCTGCAGCAGGTTTGAAGAACGCTCTTGAGGTAGCAGGAAAGAACATTGCCGATGTAAAGATTGTCGTAAATGGTGCTGGTGCAGCTGCTATCAGCTGTACAAAACTCTACGTAGCACTTGGTGCACAGGTAAAGAACATCGTTATGCTCGACTCTAAGGGTGTCATTACCAACGACCGCGAAAATCTGACAGAGCAGAAAAAGCTCTTTGCAACAGACCGCCGCGATGTCCATACACTCGAAGAGGCTGTGAAAGGCGCCGATGTATTCGTAGGACTCAGCAAGGGTAACGTGCTCTCCAAGGATATGATTCGCTCTATGGCAGACAACCCTATCGTTTTCGCTCTTGCCAATCCAGTACCTGAGATCAGCTACGAGGACGCTATGGACAGCCGCCCTGACGTATTGATGTCAACTGGCCGTTCAGATTATCCTAACCAGATTAACAATGTAATCGGTTTCCCATACATCTTCCGTGGTGCACTCGATGTTCACGCCCGTGCTATCAACGAAGAAATGAAGATGGCTGCTGTTCATGCAATTGCCGATTTGGCTAAGCAGCCGGTTCCTGATGTAGTAAACGATGTTTACCACGTTAACGATCTTACATTCGGTCCTAAATACTTCATTCCGAAGCCTGTAGATCCACGTTTGATTACAGAAGTTTCTGCTGCCGTAGCTAAGGCTGCAATGGAAAGTGGTGTGGCTCGCACCCCTATCACAGACTGGGAGAAGTACAAGCAGGATTTGCGCCAGCTGCTTGGTCAGGAGACCAAACTGACCCGCAAGCTCCACGATACAGCGCGCCTTCACCCACAGCGTGTAGTATTCGCAGAAGGTGGCAACCCAACTATGCTGAAGGCTGCAGTCCAGGCAAAACAAGAGGGCATCTGCCAGCCAATCCTGTTGGGTAACCCAGACCGCTTGAACCGTGTTGCTAGCCGTTTGAAACTTGACCTTTCAGATATTGAGATTGTAGATATGCGTGCCGATAACGAACAGGGCCGCCGTGCTAAGTTTGCCAAGCATCTGGCAGAGAAGCGTGCTCGCGAGGGCTACAGCTTCGAGGAAGCTTATGATAAAATGTACGAGCGCAACTACTTCGGTATGTCAATGGTAGAACAGGGTGATGCTGACGCATTCATCACTGGTCTTTACACAAAGTACAGCAATACTATTAAGGTGGCAAAAGATGTAATTGGAATCCGTGAGCCATATAAGACTTTCGGTACCATGCATATCCTTAACACCCAGAAGGGTATTTATTATATCGCAGATACGCTCATCAACCGTCACCCAGACGAAGATGTGCTGATCGATGTTGCTAAGCTGTCTGCAGGTACAGTGAAGTTCTTCAATGAAGAGCCGGTTATGGCCATGTTAAGCTACTCTAACTTCGGTACAGATAACATTGGCTCACCTGTTAAGGTAAAGAAAGCCGTTGCTGAGATGCAGAAGGAGTTCCCAGAACTCGCTATCGATGGTGAGATGCAGGTAAACTATGCACTCAACAGGGATCTGCGCGACGAGAAGTACCCATTCTCCCGCCTCAAGGGCAAAGACGTCAACACTTTGGTGTTCCCTAACTTGAGTAGCGCCAATGGTGCATACAAACTTCTCCAGGGTTTGAATCCTGAAGCTGAGATTATCGGTCCTATCCAGATGGGATTGAATAAACCTATCCACTTCACTGACTCAGAAAGTAGTGTACAGGATATCGTAAACATCACAGCAGTAGCTGTCATTGATGCTTACGTAGAGAAAATCAAGAAGCAGAAGTAA
- a CDS encoding GNAT family N-acetyltransferase — translation MKKKGISCREATSPEDIHRYHQLLKNYYRLKIRRFVPDETFFQKLSTSSNARNVIITYKDKVIGGYTCIYNQGNAFLWFSAFKRKTYIHLHPDTMTIWQALSDAQEQDAQHLHFMDAGLPLKSNLYREFILGFGGKPVTKFRWFRFYPKVINLLLHWLYKD, via the coding sequence ATGAAGAAAAAGGGAATAAGTTGTAGAGAGGCAACTTCACCCGAAGACATCCATCGTTATCACCAGTTGCTCAAAAATTATTATCGGCTGAAAATTCGCCGTTTTGTTCCTGACGAAACATTCTTTCAGAAACTGAGTACAAGTAGTAATGCCAGAAACGTCATCATCACCTATAAGGACAAAGTGATTGGCGGCTATACCTGCATCTACAACCAAGGCAATGCCTTTCTTTGGTTTTCTGCATTCAAGAGAAAGACTTACATCCATCTGCATCCGGACACAATGACCATCTGGCAAGCACTCTCTGATGCACAGGAGCAGGATGCCCAACACCTCCACTTTATGGACGCAGGACTTCCGCTTAAGAGTAATCTCTACCGTGAATTCATTCTCGGTTTCGGAGGCAAACCTGTTACCAAGTTTCGCTGGTTCCGCTTCTATCCAAAAGTTATAAACCTGCTCCTCCACTGGCTATACAAGGATTAA